A genomic region of Chitinimonas arctica contains the following coding sequences:
- a CDS encoding S9 family peptidase, with translation MQPTLLAVLIASSLAVHAAETVNYKGLGKASITAETLEKFRAKPLDATLSRKVQATLDLRAPGSGVLAPDGKSLYFGWRVTGVAQVWRIDGPQTFPVQMTGGEDATSINDITPDGKWLVLSRDRKGEENPGIYLQAAKGGPLTVIQHIPDVQTFFEFISDDSRYVYYRSNDEVNDSYTFYRYELASGRKEKLFGEKGSWSVLDHRADGTLLVQKSNSNSAAEIWQWHPATGKLEPLLGQGEKEEFEARYGAQPGELIVHTNKFSDFRRLYRWVGGKFEAITPEKKWDVAGFSLDEQKQRLYYSVNEGGYTRSYALDAATLKPIALPTFTGADHVNIAGGTRDGSKTIVSVGTATAPRSSYVLDWKSGKLTQWVLPSTPEIDTARFAVASLESYPSRDGVAIPMFVRRPAQCAADGAGAPCPVVVHFHGGPEAQSDAGFSAYGQLFVDAGFIYVEPNVRGSDGYGKQWLHLDDGPKRLQVVGDIEDAAVHIRKQWGRNGTAPRIGVMGGSYGGYATMAAMTMFAGSYDAGVSTVGISNMLTFLENTAPYRRTNRIAEYGDPVKDRAALIQLSPTTHIDKLKDPLLIIQGASDPRVPVGEAVQMYEAANKKGIAAELIIFGDEGHGAQKRENQVAAIGHTLRFMERYLKAAK, from the coding sequence ATGCAACCCACCCTGCTCGCCGTCCTGATCGCCAGTAGCCTTGCCGTTCATGCCGCCGAAACCGTCAATTACAAGGGTCTAGGCAAAGCCAGCATCACGGCGGAGACACTGGAAAAATTCCGCGCCAAGCCTTTGGATGCCACCCTCAGCCGCAAGGTCCAGGCCACGCTCGACCTGCGCGCGCCCGGCAGCGGCGTGCTGGCGCCGGACGGCAAGTCGCTTTATTTCGGCTGGCGGGTAACGGGCGTGGCCCAGGTATGGCGTATCGACGGCCCCCAGACCTTCCCGGTGCAGATGACCGGCGGCGAAGACGCCACCAGCATCAATGACATCACCCCGGACGGCAAATGGCTGGTACTCAGCCGCGACCGCAAGGGCGAAGAAAACCCCGGCATCTATCTGCAAGCGGCCAAGGGCGGCCCGCTGACGGTTATCCAGCATATTCCCGACGTCCAGACCTTCTTCGAGTTCATCAGCGACGACAGCCGCTACGTCTATTACCGCAGCAACGATGAGGTGAACGATAGCTACACCTTCTACCGCTATGAGCTGGCCAGCGGCCGCAAGGAAAAGCTGTTCGGCGAAAAAGGCAGTTGGAGCGTGCTGGACCACCGCGCCGACGGCACCCTGCTGGTACAGAAATCCAATAGCAACAGCGCCGCCGAAATCTGGCAATGGCACCCGGCCACCGGTAAGCTGGAACCGCTGCTGGGCCAAGGCGAGAAGGAAGAATTCGAAGCCCGCTACGGCGCCCAACCCGGCGAACTGATCGTCCACACCAACAAGTTCAGCGATTTCCGTCGTCTGTACCGCTGGGTAGGCGGCAAATTCGAGGCCATCACGCCCGAGAAGAAGTGGGATGTGGCCGGCTTCTCGCTGGACGAGCAAAAGCAGCGGCTGTATTACAGCGTCAATGAAGGCGGCTATACCCGCAGCTACGCGCTGGATGCCGCCACGCTCAAGCCTATTGCCCTGCCCACCTTCACAGGCGCCGACCACGTCAATATCGCCGGCGGCACCCGCGACGGCAGCAAGACCATCGTCAGCGTGGGGACCGCCACCGCGCCCCGTTCCAGTTATGTGCTGGACTGGAAGAGCGGCAAGCTGACCCAGTGGGTGCTGCCCTCCACGCCCGAGATCGATACCGCCAGGTTCGCTGTCGCCAGCCTGGAAAGCTATCCCAGCCGAGACGGCGTCGCGATCCCCATGTTCGTCCGCCGGCCGGCTCAATGCGCCGCCGACGGCGCCGGTGCGCCCTGCCCGGTCGTGGTGCATTTCCACGGCGGACCGGAAGCCCAGTCCGACGCAGGCTTCTCGGCCTATGGCCAACTCTTCGTCGATGCCGGCTTTATCTACGTCGAACCCAATGTGCGCGGCTCCGATGGCTACGGTAAACAGTGGCTGCATCTGGATGACGGCCCCAAGCGCCTGCAGGTAGTCGGCGACATCGAGGATGCCGCCGTCCATATCCGCAAGCAGTGGGGCCGCAACGGCACCGCCCCCCGTATCGGCGTGATGGGCGGCAGCTACGGCGGCTACGCCACCATGGCCGCGATGACCATGTTCGCGGGCAGCTACGATGCCGGTGTGTCGACGGTAGGCATTTCCAATATGCTCACCTTCCTGGAGAACACCGCGCCTTATCGCCGCACCAACCGCATCGCCGAATATGGCGATCCGGTGAAGGACCGCGCGGCCTTGATCCAGCTCTCCCCCACCACGCATATCGACAAACTGAAGGACCCCCTGTTGATCATTCAAGGTGCCAGCGACCCGCGCGTGCCGGTGGGCGAAGCCGTGCAGATGTATGAAGCCGCCAACAAGAAAGGCATCGCCGCCGAACTGATCATCTTCGGCGATGAAGGCCATGGCGCGCAGAAGCGCGAGAACCAGGTGGCCGCCATTGGCCATACCTTGCGCTTTATGGAGCGTTATCTGAAGGCTGCCAAGTAA
- a CDS encoding transporter substrate-binding domain-containing protein — protein MEGKFPPFEEMDANGNLKGFNVDIANALCAEMKAKCKLVRFEWDELIPALKAQKADAILASMAITPERQTQVDFTNKYSHTPAFFFARKRRVPYVYITPKRIAGMKIGAQNGTTNDKYVSAVYAATSPIVRYESTKEMYAALVKGEIDLVLDDSVAGYYGFLQTPQGQNFEMVGSSIVEQKYFGEGAGIAVRKGDKALRERLNKALAAVLDNGVYLEVQRKYFIFNVY, from the coding sequence ATGGAGGGCAAGTTCCCGCCATTCGAGGAAATGGATGCGAACGGCAATCTGAAGGGTTTTAATGTCGATATCGCCAATGCCCTTTGCGCGGAAATGAAAGCCAAATGCAAGCTGGTCCGTTTCGAATGGGATGAGCTTATCCCTGCCCTGAAAGCACAGAAGGCCGATGCCATCCTGGCTTCGATGGCCATCACCCCCGAGCGCCAGACCCAGGTCGACTTCACCAACAAGTACTCGCACACTCCGGCCTTCTTTTTCGCGCGCAAGCGCCGCGTGCCTTACGTCTATATCACGCCCAAGCGGATCGCCGGCATGAAGATCGGTGCGCAGAACGGCACCACCAACGATAAGTATGTGTCCGCCGTGTACGCGGCCACCTCGCCCATCGTGCGCTACGAATCGACCAAGGAAATGTACGCCGCCCTGGTCAAAGGCGAGATCGACCTGGTACTGGATGACTCCGTCGCCGGCTACTACGGCTTCCTGCAAACACCGCAGGGGCAAAATTTCGAAATGGTCGGTTCGTCCATCGTGGAGCAGAAATATTTTGGCGAAGGCGCCGGTATTGCCGTACGCAAGGGTGACAAGGCGTTGCGCGAACGCCTGAATAAAGCGCTGGCCGCGGTGCTGGACAATGGCGTCTATCTGGAAGTGCAGCGGAAATATTTCATTTTCAATGTCTATTAA
- a CDS encoding OmpA family protein, producing MKKSTSTPVLVAIAAMLAACGSVPTTTSLLDQTRLEFQAAQNNPQVATYAQQEIKLAGDAMAQANTAASQDDSKEKIDKLAYIAKQKIALSQEVAKRKGAEAEVASSGKARDAMRLEQRTIEADQAKLNAEQAKLVTQAAQTDTAEAQRQMQEAQARNAQLEAQLADLAAKKTERGMVITLGDVLFGTDMARLNPDGMRTAQKLADVLQQNPQRNVLVEGFTDSTGSGPHNQELSERRAGAVQSALQELGVARSRVSTRGYGETHPVADNDTAQSRQLNRRVEIVLSDASGVIPQR from the coding sequence ATGAAAAAATCTACTTCAACCCCTGTGCTGGTGGCGATTGCCGCCATGCTGGCGGCTTGCGGCTCCGTACCTACCACCACCAGCTTGCTGGATCAGACCCGCCTTGAGTTCCAGGCCGCGCAAAACAACCCGCAAGTCGCGACTTATGCGCAGCAGGAAATCAAACTGGCGGGCGACGCCATGGCACAAGCCAACACGGCCGCCAGCCAGGATGACAGCAAGGAAAAGATCGACAAGCTGGCCTATATCGCCAAGCAAAAGATTGCCCTGAGCCAGGAAGTCGCCAAGCGCAAGGGAGCCGAGGCCGAAGTGGCCAGCTCAGGCAAGGCACGCGATGCCATGCGGCTGGAACAGCGCACCATCGAGGCCGATCAAGCCAAGCTGAATGCGGAGCAGGCCAAATTGGTCACCCAGGCCGCACAGACCGACACCGCCGAAGCCCAGCGCCAGATGCAGGAAGCCCAGGCCCGCAACGCACAGCTGGAAGCCCAGCTGGCGGATCTCGCGGCCAAGAAGACCGAACGCGGCATGGTGATCACCCTGGGTGATGTGCTGTTCGGTACGGATATGGCGCGCTTGAATCCGGACGGCATGCGTACCGCCCAAAAACTGGCCGATGTGCTGCAGCAAAACCCCCAGCGCAATGTGTTGGTGGAGGGCTTTACCGACAGTACGGGCTCAGGTCCGCATAACCAGGAATTGTCCGAACGCCGGGCCGGCGCGGTGCAGAGTGCCTTGCAGGAGCTGGGCGTAGCGCGTAGCAGGGTCAGCACCCGAGGTTATGGCGAGACCCACCCGGTGGCCGACAACGACACCGCCCAGAGCCGTCAGCTGAATCGGCGGGTAGAGATTGTGCTGTCGGATGCCAGCGGCGTAATTCCGCAACGCTGA
- a CDS encoding DUF4398 domain-containing protein, with product MTSKYHQRRFAILGAAVLALTACSSMKTPATAEVAVSAAAVDNAASAGGTQFAPVEMNLAREKMALAQKAMMDKDYPRATDLAAQAQADAKLAQGKATSAKAQLAADALQDDIRVLREELNRNSK from the coding sequence ATGACCAGCAAATACCACCAGCGGCGCTTCGCCATCTTGGGGGCCGCCGTACTGGCGCTCACCGCTTGCAGCAGCATGAAAACGCCCGCGACAGCCGAAGTCGCCGTCTCTGCCGCCGCAGTAGATAACGCCGCCAGCGCCGGCGGTACGCAATTTGCCCCGGTCGAGATGAACCTGGCGCGCGAGAAGATGGCGCTGGCCCAAAAAGCCATGATGGACAAGGATTACCCGCGGGCTACCGACTTGGCGGCCCAGGCACAAGCCGATGCCAAGCTGGCTCAGGGTAAGGCCACTTCGGCCAAGGCCCAACTCGCCGCCGATGCCTTGCAGGACGATATCCGCGTCTTGCGCGAAGAACTGAACCGCAACAGCAAATAA
- a CDS encoding BON domain-containing protein gives MQALPKFVPTLFMAFMLGATAGCSSTPRYEGTGEYIDDSVITTKVKAAVLNEPSLKVAEINVETYKGAVQLSGFVNSRTAADIAVKVARNVHGVKSVRDEMRIK, from the coding sequence ATGCAAGCCCTACCCAAGTTCGTGCCCACCCTCTTCATGGCCTTTATGTTGGGCGCCACGGCAGGCTGCTCCTCTACCCCTCGATACGAGGGGACTGGCGAATACATCGATGACAGTGTGATCACCACCAAGGTCAAGGCAGCCGTACTAAACGAACCCAGCCTGAAAGTGGCCGAGATCAATGTCGAAACCTATAAGGGTGCCGTGCAGCTTAGCGGCTTCGTCAACTCCCGTACGGCTGCCGATATTGCGGTGAAAGTGGCGCGCAACGTGCATGGCGTGAAATCCGTCAGAGACGAAATGCGCATCAAGTAA
- a CDS encoding GlsB/YeaQ/YmgE family stress response membrane protein translates to MSLFAWIILGLIAGYVAGKLVDSSSQGVVMDLLLGIAGAVIGGWLFNTFGMAGVTGLTIYSPIVAVAGATIALAAYHALSRGLR, encoded by the coding sequence ATGAGTTTGTTCGCTTGGATCATCCTTGGGCTTATCGCCGGCTATGTCGCCGGCAAGCTCGTCGACAGCAGCAGCCAGGGTGTCGTAATGGATCTCTTGCTCGGCATCGCGGGCGCCGTCATCGGTGGCTGGCTGTTCAACACATTCGGCATGGCCGGGGTGACCGGTCTGACTATCTACAGCCCGATCGTGGCCGTCGCCGGCGCGACCATTGCGCTCGCTGCCTACCACGCACTTTCTCGCGGCCTGCGCTAG
- a CDS encoding CsbD family protein encodes MNTPNEQNCSADTTPQGAHHAEASIRDSQEAYISKALLSMAELTEANWQKQMRAAKITWHKLTDSELLRSEGQSQKLAGLVQERYAIPRAEADKQVASFFRNYWA; translated from the coding sequence ATGAACACGCCAAACGAACAAAACTGCTCCGCCGATACCACGCCACAGGGTGCGCATCACGCGGAGGCAAGCATTCGCGATAGCCAGGAGGCCTATATCAGCAAAGCGCTGCTATCCATGGCGGAGTTAACCGAAGCCAATTGGCAAAAACAGATGCGTGCCGCCAAGATCACCTGGCACAAGCTGACCGACAGCGAGCTACTTCGGTCGGAAGGGCAAAGCCAGAAGCTGGCGGGACTGGTGCAGGAGCGTTATGCCATTCCCCGTGCAGAAGCTGACAAGCAGGTTGCGAGTTTCTTCCGGAATTACTGGGCCTGA
- a CDS encoding ArsR/SmtB family transcription factor, with amino-acid sequence MTEYSGNPNGEQLLAMLAALSNPHRLRIVAALVNGGRNYVSQLAREIGISRPLLHLHLQKLEDAGLVTGKLELSHDGKALNYFEVTAFAVELTPDAIAQAVKSLKTNPEP; translated from the coding sequence ATGACAGAATATTCAGGAAACCCAAACGGAGAACAGCTGCTCGCGATGTTGGCGGCGCTGTCCAATCCGCACAGGTTGCGAATCGTTGCCGCCCTTGTGAACGGAGGGCGCAACTATGTCAGCCAACTTGCGCGTGAGATCGGCATCAGCCGGCCCTTGTTGCACCTGCACCTGCAAAAGCTTGAAGACGCCGGCCTCGTCACGGGCAAGCTGGAGCTTTCCCACGACGGCAAGGCACTCAATTACTTCGAAGTCACGGCGTTCGCCGTCGAGCTCACCCCGGACGCCATTGCGCAGGCAGTGAAATCCCTGAAGACCAATCCAGAACCATAG
- a CDS encoding leucine-rich repeat domain-containing protein — protein MQNRCLTELDLSQNQIGDSGAQRKINAALTRNQKVTKGQSKILLQQGTQFAVAGEVQQAAERFRQALRLGIKYQDRQPIQAALDLVRQQLKQADGHTQSGKAHLQAQRFVLAHAAFVRALAICCDHAAAQQGLQAAHAALMAPPPQPSPQTPTAADLPQQLAEEQQLHAQQQASTRQWHDRLAAQCEQQAQALAAKEQALADLQRQLAQAGSHRRSIAADGALRLRIAALEQDKRDLLASQDELHAHLNILALRIALLAEQQSTPDSSKLSALRTQVRQGEDELVRCQATCQQLNQRAPTQPAALASIKLAAEKLKQVEATVITQREMLARQASLGLVPERRAWQDFLRELKRLRLWQARPAPRCFISYAWETPSSGSANRALQAFLIRLQNDLEKLGMPVQLDISDLSGQIDAYMATLGRCRHVLLIGTPRLLERATAPERNNLQIELVHLRTLRQQQPDALISLLYQGTAEQALPIDLRGSECDFSVPADYAQHMGEPEGGLIPRLLGAAVGPDYQRAWQHFQTKLRPPASTPIDPLAARAAFDAFLRSSQTVLRQHGKQVPVCYLSAATEAKTELAARIEVLVQDLATLGIAVRRSGPLADAAYLLLIGTPAYKQQLVLPRSDIARTFSQVQQRQIEWLPLLFEGKAEDVLPKVDKNVLYRDCSTPIDYYRSLASALNPRGLIPELFGIHRSDKALYKGYGDALQELATVWQ, from the coding sequence GTGCAGAATCGTTGCCTGACGGAGCTCGACCTGAGCCAGAACCAGATTGGCGACAGCGGCGCGCAGCGCAAAATCAATGCCGCATTGACCCGCAACCAGAAAGTTACGAAAGGTCAATCTAAAATCCTGTTGCAGCAAGGCACACAATTCGCCGTTGCGGGCGAAGTCCAGCAGGCCGCCGAGCGGTTCCGGCAGGCGCTACGGTTGGGAATCAAGTATCAAGATCGCCAGCCCATCCAAGCCGCCCTCGACCTCGTCCGACAACAGCTCAAGCAGGCCGACGGGCACACCCAAAGTGGCAAGGCGCACCTTCAGGCGCAACGCTTTGTGCTGGCACATGCGGCGTTTGTGCGGGCACTGGCGATCTGTTGCGACCACGCGGCCGCGCAACAAGGGCTGCAGGCGGCGCACGCAGCCTTGATGGCGCCGCCGCCACAGCCATCCCCTCAAACCCCTACTGCCGCCGATCTGCCTCAGCAACTGGCAGAGGAGCAGCAGCTTCACGCTCAACAGCAGGCATCTACCCGCCAGTGGCACGACCGGTTGGCAGCCCAATGCGAGCAACAGGCGCAGGCCTTGGCCGCCAAGGAACAGGCATTGGCCGACCTCCAGCGGCAACTGGCACAGGCGGGCTCGCATCGGCGCAGTATCGCGGCCGATGGCGCGCTGCGGCTGCGGATCGCCGCGCTGGAACAGGACAAGCGCGATCTGTTGGCCAGCCAGGACGAACTCCACGCCCACCTGAACATCCTGGCGCTACGCATCGCCCTGCTGGCCGAGCAGCAATCCACGCCTGATTCGTCCAAGCTGAGCGCATTACGGACCCAGGTGAGACAAGGCGAGGATGAACTGGTCCGCTGCCAGGCCACCTGCCAGCAATTGAACCAGCGTGCCCCCACCCAGCCGGCCGCACTGGCCAGCATCAAGCTGGCGGCGGAAAAGCTCAAGCAGGTCGAGGCCACGGTGATCACCCAGCGAGAAATGCTGGCGCGTCAAGCCAGTCTAGGGCTGGTCCCCGAACGACGCGCTTGGCAGGATTTTCTGCGCGAATTGAAACGGCTCCGACTCTGGCAGGCCAGACCCGCGCCACGCTGCTTTATCAGCTATGCCTGGGAAACGCCGAGCAGTGGGTCGGCCAACCGGGCTTTGCAAGCCTTTCTGATCCGCCTGCAAAACGATCTGGAAAAACTCGGCATGCCGGTGCAACTGGATATCAGCGACCTCAGCGGGCAGATCGATGCCTATATGGCCACTCTGGGGCGATGCCGCCATGTGCTGCTGATCGGCACACCCCGACTGCTTGAACGAGCCACCGCGCCAGAGCGCAACAATCTACAGATCGAACTCGTCCATCTACGCACACTGCGCCAGCAGCAGCCCGACGCCTTGATCTCGCTGCTGTACCAGGGTACCGCCGAGCAGGCACTGCCGATCGATCTACGTGGCAGCGAATGCGATTTCAGCGTGCCGGCGGATTATGCCCAGCATATGGGAGAGCCCGAGGGCGGACTGATTCCGCGGCTCTTGGGTGCGGCCGTCGGTCCCGACTACCAGCGCGCCTGGCAGCATTTCCAGACCAAGTTACGCCCGCCCGCCAGCACACCCATCGACCCGCTCGCCGCCCGTGCCGCGTTCGACGCCTTTCTGCGGAGCAGTCAGACCGTGCTTCGCCAGCACGGTAAGCAGGTACCGGTCTGCTATTTAAGTGCAGCGACGGAAGCCAAGACCGAACTGGCGGCGCGCATCGAGGTCTTGGTACAAGACTTAGCCACCTTGGGCATCGCGGTTCGCCGCAGTGGACCGCTGGCCGATGCTGCCTATCTGCTGTTGATTGGCACCCCCGCCTATAAACAGCAGCTCGTGCTGCCACGCAGCGACATTGCCAGAACCTTTAGCCAGGTGCAGCAGCGCCAAATCGAGTGGTTACCCTTGCTGTTCGAGGGGAAGGCCGAGGACGTGTTGCCGAAGGTGGACAAGAATGTGCTGTACCGCGATTGCAGTACGCCGATTGACTATTACCGCAGCCTGGCGAGTGCCCTGAATCCGCGCGGCTTGATTCCCGAGCTATTCGGCATACACCGCAGCGACAAAGCGCTCTACAAGGGTTACGGCGATGCCTTGCAGGAGCTGGCGACAGTGTGGCAATAA
- a CDS encoding type II toxin-antitoxin system RelE/ParE family toxin, with protein sequence MSYPPLAHIMQYIEFIETPTFTRLVTHLLTDDEYIDLQNVLVENPERGDLIQGGGGIRKLRHASSGRGKSGGVRVIYYWIRDDEQIYMLYLYPKSKQDKLSDRETALLREFVKDL encoded by the coding sequence TTGAGCTATCCGCCATTGGCGCATATCATGCAATATATAGAATTCATTGAAACCCCTACATTTACCCGCTTGGTCACCCACCTACTGACAGACGATGAATACATCGATCTCCAGAATGTCTTGGTAGAAAATCCAGAAAGGGGTGACCTGATTCAGGGCGGTGGCGGCATCCGTAAGCTGCGCCACGCCTCGTCCGGCCGTGGAAAAAGTGGCGGTGTGCGGGTTATTTACTACTGGATTCGGGATGACGAGCAGATTTACATGCTTTATCTCTATCCCAAATCGAAGCAAGACAAGCTGAGCGACAGGGAAACCGCCTTGCTGCGCGAGTTTGTGAAGGACTTATAA
- the nadS gene encoding NadS family protein, with protein MFDELVQSLQEARSIARGDAPASRRFRVSPPDAKAIREQTGLSQSEFARLMQVSIKTLQNWEQHRRNPTGPAAALLRIVMTAPEVVLNSQLEK; from the coding sequence ATGTTTGACGAACTGGTGCAAAGCCTGCAAGAAGCCAGGTCCATCGCTCGCGGCGATGCCCCGGCCTCGCGCCGATTCAGGGTTTCACCACCTGATGCCAAGGCAATACGCGAACAAACCGGCCTGTCCCAAAGCGAGTTTGCCCGTTTAATGCAGGTGAGTATCAAGACATTGCAAAACTGGGAGCAACACCGCCGCAACCCAACGGGTCCGGCTGCTGCGTTGCTTAGGATTGTGATGACAGCACCCGAGGTAGTACTCAACTCGCAGTTGGAAAAGTAG
- a CDS encoding M23 family metallopeptidase, producing MSNRYLPKLLCTASLLGICINGPLRAAEASKPDNSLRQAANTAFSAHTVKSLADAPTSDDTLVEVLAGAVPGWAFGSVTQVINDGRDAAPVSLLYLAQRTAGGWKLGLEGSDSFFSLLESVPDQVLSRAEKATFRSQRAALKQLAGVETGLGLPWPKGASWRLTGGPHGNSGSSRPYDSIDLAGGDGRVLAPRNGRIYKSCIRNGSALVTLVHDNGYSTRYYHMESLTNVADGTMLATGAYLGHIANGLPCGGSSSGAHVHYSLTRNGNAEPFNNKLVGGWQFFEGSSPYQGYALRRNVRVNVGGYLINDGPNPGPGPDPEPMVVIVRAPNGAKVNLYKSPQLSATVLGTAGHGESVKIVCHAYGDAVQGNWGSTKLWNRLTTNAWVSDGHVETGSNNPVVPACP from the coding sequence ATGTCGAATCGCTATCTACCGAAATTGCTCTGCACCGCCAGTCTGCTCGGAATCTGTATCAACGGTCCGCTCCGTGCCGCCGAAGCCTCGAAGCCGGATAATAGTTTACGACAGGCGGCCAATACGGCGTTTTCCGCCCACACGGTGAAATCCCTGGCCGACGCCCCTACGTCGGACGATACCCTGGTCGAGGTGCTGGCCGGCGCCGTACCGGGCTGGGCTTTCGGTTCGGTAACCCAAGTCATCAACGACGGCCGCGATGCTGCACCAGTGTCGCTACTCTACCTGGCACAGCGCACCGCAGGTGGCTGGAAGCTCGGACTGGAAGGGAGCGACAGCTTCTTTTCCTTACTGGAATCGGTTCCCGACCAGGTCTTGAGCCGCGCTGAAAAAGCCACCTTTCGCAGCCAGCGCGCTGCGCTCAAGCAGTTGGCCGGGGTGGAGACCGGCCTGGGCCTGCCTTGGCCCAAGGGTGCATCCTGGCGGCTGACCGGCGGTCCGCACGGCAATAGCGGCAGTAGCCGGCCCTACGATTCGATCGACCTGGCGGGCGGCGACGGGCGGGTGTTGGCGCCGCGAAATGGCCGCATCTACAAGAGTTGTATCCGGAATGGCAGCGCGCTGGTGACCCTGGTACACGACAATGGCTATTCCACACGCTACTACCATATGGAAAGCCTCACCAATGTCGCCGATGGCACCATGCTCGCCACCGGCGCCTATCTGGGCCATATCGCCAATGGGCTGCCCTGCGGCGGCTCCAGTAGCGGTGCCCATGTCCATTACTCCTTGACCCGCAACGGCAATGCCGAGCCTTTCAACAACAAACTGGTGGGCGGCTGGCAATTCTTCGAGGGGAGCAGCCCCTACCAGGGCTACGCCTTACGCAGGAATGTCCGGGTAAATGTCGGTGGCTATCTGATCAACGATGGTCCCAATCCAGGGCCCGGGCCCGACCCCGAACCGATGGTCGTAATCGTTCGCGCACCCAATGGCGCCAAGGTCAATCTGTACAAATCGCCCCAGCTCAGCGCCACGGTGCTGGGCACCGCCGGCCATGGCGAGTCCGTGAAAATCGTTTGCCATGCCTATGGCGATGCGGTGCAGGGAAATTGGGGCTCGACCAAGCTGTGGAACCGCTTGACCACGAACGCCTGGGTCAGCGATGGCCATGTAGAGACGGGCAGCAACAATCCGGTAGTGCCTGCATGTCCGTAA
- a CDS encoding response regulator, with protein MQAQQPTHILLVEDDPHDAELSMELLRESNFANALTWVKDGLEALDFIYCREAFAQRTPELPGLILLDLNMPRVDGTEVLAILKADERTKHIPVVVMTTSDLECDILMARELGATCYVIKPVDLLAMSKVVNNTGLNWILVDQRSTQ; from the coding sequence ATGCAAGCACAGCAGCCAACCCATATTTTGCTGGTGGAAGACGATCCTCACGACGCCGAATTGAGCATGGAGCTGCTGCGCGAAAGCAATTTCGCCAATGCGCTCACCTGGGTAAAGGATGGCTTGGAGGCGCTGGACTTTATCTATTGCCGCGAGGCGTTCGCGCAGCGCACGCCCGAGCTGCCGGGGCTGATCCTGCTGGACTTGAATATGCCGCGCGTGGACGGTACCGAGGTATTGGCCATTCTGAAGGCCGATGAGCGCACCAAGCATATTCCGGTGGTAGTCATGACCACTTCCGATCTGGAGTGCGACATCCTGATGGCGCGGGAGTTGGGCGCCACTTGCTACGTCATCAAGCCGGTCGATCTGCTCGCCATGAGCAAGGTGGTCAACAATACCGGCCTCAACTGGATTCTGGTCGATCAGCGTTCGACCCAATAG
- a CDS encoding DeoR/GlpR family DNA-binding transcription regulator, giving the protein MNPRQMELLERVRSCGFVSVEALATHFGVTMQTIRRDVSQLEEEELVRRYHGGVGLPSSVQNIAYPQRQVLNSEAKQRIAQLVASELAHDRSLIINIGTTTEAVANALLHHRGLHVVTNNLNVAMTLSANPDCEVIVAGGVVRNRDRGVVGEATVDFIRQFKVDIGIIGVSSIEADGTLRDFDYQEVKVAQTIIEQSRQVWLVADHTKFSREALVRLGHLSQVDCLFTDMPVPEHLGAALREAGTRVFVAGQAGT; this is encoded by the coding sequence TTGAACCCGAGGCAAATGGAACTGCTGGAACGGGTACGCAGCTGCGGCTTCGTATCGGTGGAGGCATTGGCGACCCACTTCGGCGTCACCATGCAAACCATCCGGCGCGATGTCAGCCAGTTGGAGGAAGAAGAGCTGGTGCGGCGCTATCACGGCGGCGTCGGACTGCCGTCCAGCGTGCAGAACATCGCCTATCCGCAGCGGCAGGTACTCAATAGCGAAGCCAAGCAAAGGATCGCGCAGCTGGTGGCCAGCGAGCTGGCCCACGACCGCTCGCTGATCATCAATATCGGCACCACCACCGAGGCGGTGGCCAATGCCCTGTTGCACCACCGCGGCCTGCATGTGGTCACCAATAACCTGAACGTGGCCATGACCCTGTCGGCGAATCCCGATTGCGAGGTCATCGTGGCCGGTGGCGTGGTGCGCAACCGGGACCGTGGCGTGGTGGGCGAGGCGACGGTCGATTTCATCCGCCAGTTCAAGGTGGATATCGGCATCATCGGTGTCTCCAGCATCGAGGCGGACGGAACGCTGCGCGATTTCGACTATCAGGAGGTCAAGGTCGCCCAGACCATCATCGAGCAGTCTCGCCAGGTCTGGCTGGTGGCCGACCATACCAAGTTCAGCCGTGAAGCCTTGGTCAGGCTGGGACACCTGTCCCAGGTCGATTGCCTGTTCACCGATATGCCGGTACCGGAACACTTGGGTGCGGCCTTGCGCGAGGCGGGTACCCGGGTGTTCGTCGCCGGGCAGGCCGGCACTTGA